DNA from Alkalispirochaeta americana:
GTTGGCCGGGAGCGGTTGAATCCACCCTGCTCGGGGGGGTATACTCGCTCCCAGTCATGAGTGAAAAACAGGTGAGAGTTCGTTATGCCCCGTCGCCGACGGGGATGCAGCATATTGGCGGTATCCGGACCGCCTTGTTTAATTATTTCTTTGCCCGGAGCAAGGGTGGGTCTTTTATTCTCCGGATCGAGGATACCGATCAGACCCGCTTTCACGAAGATGCGCTCCGGGACATCTATGAAACCTTTAGCTGGCTCGGGATTGAACCTGACGAGAGTCCCGATCACGGGGGTGATTTCGGCCCCTACGTTCAGTCCCAGCGGCTGGAACGGTACCAGAAGTACGCCGAAGAGCTGATTGCGTCAGGGCGGGCCTACCGGGATTACACTTCGGCCCAGCGGGGAGATCAGGGGGCGGCTCCCTATGCCTTTGAAGGCAGGAATCTTTCCCCTGAAGACCTTCAGCGCTACAAAGACGCCGGGGTTCAGCCCGTGGTGCGCCTCCTGGTTCCGCAAGAGGGCAAGACCGAGTTCGACGATCTGGTGCTGGGGCGAATAAAGCGGAAAAACAAGGACCTCCCCCCGGACCCAATCCTCCTGAAATCCGATGGTTTCCCCACCTACCACCTGGCTAACGTGGTGGACGATCACCAGATGGAAATTACCCATGTCCTTCGGGCGCAGGAGTGGGTCCCCTCCACGCCGATTCACCTGCTCATCTACGATGCCTTCGGCTGGGAGCCGCCCCGCTTTGCCCACTTGCCCATGGTGATGGGGAAGGACGGGGCAAAACTCTCCAAGCGCCACGGGGCAACCAGCGTGATCGAGTTTCGCCGCCAGGGCTACCTTGCCGAGGCCGTGATGAACTACGTGACCCTCCTGGGCTGGTCCTACGACGATTCCCGGGAGTTTTTTTCCTGCCGTGATCTGGAACAACTCTTTGCAATAGAAAAAATAAACAAGGCTCCTGCGGTTTTTGACTACCGAAAGCTGGACTGGTTTAACGGACAGTACCTGCGAGAGCTCTCACCGGATCGGCTGGTGGACGAACTTCTTCCCTGGCTTCAGGCCGAGGGGTGGGCCACGACCCCTGCCACGGAGGCAGACCGGGATCGTCTCCTGGCGCTGATTCCTCTTATCCAGGAGCGGTTGAAGCTTCTGCAGGATGTGGTTCCGCTCACACGGTTCCTCTATCAGGAGGTTGACACCTGGGAGGCAGACGCATTGACACCGAAGAAAGCCTCGGCCCGGGAAGCCCTGGAGTGGCTGGACCAGGCATGGGCAGTGGTAGAGAAAGAGGGTTTTGAGGACCAGGAAAAACTGGATGAGGCCTTCCGGAAAGCGGCCGATGCTGCTGGAACGAAGGTAGGAAATCTGCTCATGCCCTTGCGGGTGGCTCTCACGGGAGGAACCGTCTCTCCTCCGCTGGTGGGATCGCTGCGGGAGTTAGGGCTGGAGCGGGCCCGAAAGCGTCTGGCCGGAGCCCGGACGGTGCTGGAAGCAGCGCTGTCCTAGGTGGCCGGTCCGGAAGCTTTTTCGGGCTTCTTAAGGCCCAGGAAGCTTTTCCTGATCGTCGACAACCATGACAGGGGTGTTGTATCGATATTAAAGGTGATATAACTTCCCCGATGCAGAAAATTTTGATGCGGCAGTAGCCACTACGCTGCCTGGCAAGAATCACAAGAAGGAGTTTGAGTGCCATGAGTAACGAGCCGACCGTAGATCCCAAGACGATGGAAAAAATTGTCAGTCTCTGCAAGCGAAGAGGGTTTATCTTTCCCTCCTCCGAGATCTATGGAGGTCTTGCCTCGGCCTGGGACTACGGGCCTCTGGGGGTTGAGCTAAAGAACCGCCTTCAGCGGTTCTGGTGGCGCGAGATGACCCAGCTTCACGATAACATAGTGGGGCTTGACGCAGCGATCCTGATGCATCCCACGGTGTGGAAAGCCAGCGGCCACGTGGACAGTTTTTCCGACACCATGGTGGAGGACACAGTAACAAACGAACGCTATCGCTGGGACCACCTCACCGATGAACAGCGGGAGACAAAAACCAGCCCCAAGGGCAACCCCCTCTCGGAACCCCGGGAGTTCAATCTGATGTTCAAAACCCATCTGGGACCCGCTTCCGATTCGGGAAGTACCGTGTATCTGCGTCCCGAAACAGCCCAGGGTATCTATGTGAACTTCAAGAACGTCGTCCAGACCTCGCGGGTGAAGATCCCCTTCGGCATTGCCCAGGTAGGGAAGGCCTTCCGCAACGAGATTGTAACCAAGAACTTTATCTTTCGCACGGTGGAGTTCGAGCAGATGGAAATGCAGTATTTTGTGAAACCCGGGGAAGATGACCGGTGGTTCGAGTTCTGGAAGGCGGAGCGGCTCAAATACTACGAGAAGCTCGGCATTCGCCAGGATCATCTGCGTTTCGAAGAGCACGGCCCCGACGAGTTGGCCCATTACGCCAAAGCCGCCTTTGATATCCAGTACCTCTTTCCCTTCGGATGGCAGGAGCTTGAGGGTATTCATAACCGGACCGATTTCGATCTCGCCCGGCACAGCGAGTTCTGCGGGAAGGAAATCAACTACCTGGATGAGGAAACCAAGGAGCGATATATCCCCTATATCGTGGAAACCTCGGCAGGACTTACCCGGAGTGTGCTGATGGTCCTCTCCGACGCCTATGAGGAAGAAGAAGTTGGCGAAAACGATGTTCGCACCGTCTTGCGGTTCCATCCCATGATCGCGCCCGTACAGGTGGGGGTTTTCCCGCTTGTGAAGAAAGACGGATTGGCAGAAAAAGCCCGGGAGATCGAGATGGCTCTGCGGGAAGATTTTTCTACCTTCTACGATCAATCAGGCGCAATCGGTCGTCGCTATCGCCGGCAGGACGAAATCGGAACGCCCTTCTGCGTAACGATCGACTACGAGACGATGGAGCAGGGCACGGTAACCCTCCGCCACAGGGACTCCATGGAGCAGGAGCGCGTCTCTCTGGGTGAACTGGGCCAGCGGCTGCGGGAGGCGATCAAATCCTACAGGAGAGCAGATACGTGAGCGAAGCAGCGGGTTCGGTGAAGCCAGGCGCCTTGGCAAGGCTGAAAGAGCGAGGTTTTTTTGCCCAGTGCACCGACGAGGCTGCCCTGGCAGAGCTCCTGGATCGGCAACCGGTGACCTTCTATGTAGGGGTGGACCCCACGGGAAGCAGCCTTCACGCAGGGCATCTGGTTCCTCTCTACGCCATGGCCCATCTTCTGGAGTTTGGTCATCAGGCGATCGTGGTCGTGGGGGGCGGGACGGCTCGCATTGGTGACCCTTCGGGAAAGATCGAGATGCGTCGCCTTGTCGGGGTAGAGCAGGTGGCCGAAAACGCACGGTCAATCGGCTCCCAGATTGACCGGTTTCTCCGCAGGGGCGCTGCTTCGGCCTTTACCGCAGGTTCCGAAGGGGATGGCTCCCGGGAAAAGTCGCTTCCTGTCGATCTTGTGGACAACGCCGAGTGGCTTGCCAACCTGAATTATATCGATTTCCTGCGGGAGATCGGGCGTCACTTCTCGGTGAACCGAATGTTGAGCTTCGAAACCTACAAGATGCGTCTTGAGACCGGTCTGAGCTTCATCGAGTTCAACTACCAGCTTCTCCAGAGTTACGATTTTCTTCGTCTCTTCCAGACCAGGAACTGCCAGCTCCAGATTGGGGGGGACGACCAGTGGGGCAATATCGTCGCTGGCGTTGATCTCATTCGGCGCGTGGAAGGAAGCGAGGCTCGTGCCTGCGGACTCACGTTCCCGCTGGTTACACGGAGCGACGGCAAGAAGATGGGTAAAACCGAGAAGGGGGCTCTTTTCCTGGAGCCTTCCCTTATCTCACCCTATGATTTTTTCCAGTATTGGCGGAACGTTGCCGATGCCGATGTTCGAAAGTTTCTGTTGATGTATACCTTCTTGCCTCTGGCTGTTGTGGATGAGCTCACCCGCGAGGCCGGAGCAGCTTTGAATGCCGCAAAGGAGCGGCTTGCCCTGGAGGTGACTGCTCTTGTCCATGGCGAGGCCGAAGCCGAGGCGGCCCGCAAGGCGGCGCAGGCTCTCTTTCAGTCGGGAGATGCCGGTGCTGCAGCCGATATCCCCGGGGAAGACCTTCCTCTGAAGGAGCTTTCTGAAGGGATTGGCGTTCTGGAACTCTTTGTGCGGGCCGGCCTGGCCTCGTCCCGGGGAGAGGCCAGACGGCTGGTCCAGCAGGGCGGCGCCGTGATCAACGATCGAAAAATCGGGGATGTGGAATCCCGGGTGGACGCCTCCTGGGCTCTTGAGAGCAGCCAGGGCGAGCAGGAGCTTCTGCTCCGGGCGGGAAAGAAGCGCTACTTCCGCTTTCGCCTGGTCTCCTGATCAGGATCCGGTTTGTGGCGATGTCCGGGCCTGCCGCTGAGCCGGCCGGCATCGCCCTTCAGGCTCCAGACGTGGTGAATGTTTGTGCCAAGAAAATCTTCCGGCATGGTCAGCTTTGTCAGACTGCTGATCTCCACGCCCCGGTCTTGCAGTTCCTGTCGCTTAAACTGGAACCTCCGCTTGTTCGTAGAGAAGACAAGTTCTCCCCCCGGGTCCAGAAGGGACAGGCAGTCCATAATGAGCGGCACGTGATCCCGTTGAATATCCAGGGTGACATCCATGTTTTTTGAGTTGGAAAAACTGGGAGGGTCCAGGATGATCAGGTCGAACCGACGGCCTTCATTCCGAAGATGTCCGATCTCCTGAATCACGTCGCCTCGCCTGAACTCGTGGCCTGCTGTAAAGAGGCCGTTAAGACGCAAATTATCCTTTGCCCAATCCAGGTAGGTCCTGGAAAGGTCAACCGTCACGGTTGACCGGGCTCCGCCGGCGATGGCATAGGCAGTGAAACTTCCGGTGTAGGCAAAAAGATTCAGAACCCGCTTGTTGGTACACCGCTTTGCCACATGCATGCGGAGCATCCGGTGGTCCAGGAAGAGGCCTGTGTCGAGGTAGTCCGAGAGATTCACCCGAAAGAGCAGGCCCTGTTCCTCCACAGTGATGGTGTAGTTCTGCCGGGCCACGGGCTCGTACTGGCTCTTTCCGCGCTGGCGTTCGCGCTGTTTGAAGAAGACCCGTTCCGGCGGGACTGTCAGGGTCCTCGCCGCCGTGTCCACCATTTCCTGGAGCCACTCATCGTGTTCTTCCGGCGCCCGGTCGTGGGGACGCTGATATTCTGCGATGTGCAAGTGGCCGTCGTACCAGTCAATTTCCAGAGGAATCTCGGGAATGTCCCGGTGATAGACGCGAAAGGCCGTTGTCTGGACCCGTTTTGCGTATTTCCAGAGGTGGCGAAAGCGTTTTTTCAGGCGATTTGCCAGGAAAATCTTCTGCTCGTGTGTTTTTTCGTGGTCTGTCATAGAGAACTTTGTACAGTAAGGAGCGCCGGGATCATTCCGACGCGTCCTTTGCCGGAGCCTGATCCCCCTGGTTTTGTTGTACCCGGAGCTTTACCGAGAGAACGGCGTAGCCGCTGGAGAGGTCCTCTTGCTGCACGATCACCCTGGAGGGGACTTTGATCTTGCAGTTGGTAAAATTCCAGATGGCACGAATGCCGCACTCTACCAGTTGATTGGTAATCTCCTGGGCGTGCTGGGAGGGAACGGTAAGAACTGCCACTTCGATGTGGTGATTTCTGATTATCGCGGCCATCTCGTCCGCCGGCGCAATGGTTATGCCGTTGATCTCGGTGCCGATTACGGCAGGATCTGTGTCTATTGCGGCGATTGCGTTGAGCCCGTGGCGGCTGAATTCGGAGTATCCCAAAAGAGCTGAGCCCAGATGCCCCGCTCCCAGCACGATCGCGTTATGGCTCCTGTTCCAGTCAAGGAAATCGTTGATCGCCTTGATCAGCTCCGGAACAGGGAATCCCATTCGGGGCTTGCCAATGATGCCTGTCACGGCCAGATCCTTTCGTACCTGGATCGGCTCCAGCTCCAGTTCTTCGGCGATGGTGGTCCCGGAAATGTAGGGGTGACCCTCCCGAGCGGCCGCTTCCACCACGTGAAGGTATCCCGGGAGTCGTTTGATGGTGGGCATGCTTGCCAGTTTCATAGTCTTCATATAATCTCTCTGCAACCTGTCTATGGAGCAACGAGTATATCCCATTTCGATAAAAAAATACAAACACCTGACGAAATTTTTTCCGGACGTGCCGATTCCAGCCAGGTGAGAGGCGATCAGCTGAAGATTGCCCGGGTTGAACAGGTTGTCCACGGCGGAGACGGCCTCCTTCGGCTTGAGGGTAAAGTGGGGTTCGTTTCGGGGGTCTTGCCGGGAGAGCTGGTCTCTTTTGTGATCACCCAGGAACGGCCCCGACAGTTTTGGGGGCTTCTGCGGGAGGTTCTTGAGCCCTCGCCTTCGCGCTGCGAGCCGCGGTGCCCCCTGGCTGGCCGGTGTGGTGGCTGCGATTGGCAGCATGCTTCCTATGATCACCAGCTTGAAATGAAGCGGGACGTGGTGGCCGAGGACTTTGCCCGAATCGGCAAGTTTTCGATTGACAGGAGCGTCATATCGGTTCTGTCCGGAGAGCCCTGGGGCTACCGGGAGCGGGTCCAGGTCCATACCAATTCCCGGGGATTGCCCGGCTTCAAGGCTCGTCGGTCGGGAGAGATCATTTCTGTTTCGAACTGTCCCGTGGCGGCTGCAGAAATCAATTGCTTTCTGGATGGGGTGGCCCGGGGCGATGTTGCCCTGCCGCCGGAGAGGCGGGTTTCGCTGGCTCTGGCCGATCGGGGCGCTTCCGGTGACCGGGATGTTATAACTGCCCTGGAGAAGAAAGAAGCTCAACGTACCCTGGGAGGAGTCTCGTTCTCCTTCGACCCATCCAGTTTCTTCCAGGTGAACCGGGATCTTCTGGAGTGTCTTGCTCACGATCTGCGTGCCCGAATTGCCAAAGATTC
Protein-coding regions in this window:
- the gltX gene encoding glutamate--tRNA ligase yields the protein MSEKQVRVRYAPSPTGMQHIGGIRTALFNYFFARSKGGSFILRIEDTDQTRFHEDALRDIYETFSWLGIEPDESPDHGGDFGPYVQSQRLERYQKYAEELIASGRAYRDYTSAQRGDQGAAPYAFEGRNLSPEDLQRYKDAGVQPVVRLLVPQEGKTEFDDLVLGRIKRKNKDLPPDPILLKSDGFPTYHLANVVDDHQMEITHVLRAQEWVPSTPIHLLIYDAFGWEPPRFAHLPMVMGKDGAKLSKRHGATSVIEFRRQGYLAEAVMNYVTLLGWSYDDSREFFSCRDLEQLFAIEKINKAPAVFDYRKLDWFNGQYLRELSPDRLVDELLPWLQAEGWATTPATEADRDRLLALIPLIQERLKLLQDVVPLTRFLYQEVDTWEADALTPKKASAREALEWLDQAWAVVEKEGFEDQEKLDEAFRKAADAAGTKVGNLLMPLRVALTGGTVSPPLVGSLRELGLERARKRLAGARTVLEAALS
- a CDS encoding glycine--tRNA ligase, whose translation is MSNEPTVDPKTMEKIVSLCKRRGFIFPSSEIYGGLASAWDYGPLGVELKNRLQRFWWREMTQLHDNIVGLDAAILMHPTVWKASGHVDSFSDTMVEDTVTNERYRWDHLTDEQRETKTSPKGNPLSEPREFNLMFKTHLGPASDSGSTVYLRPETAQGIYVNFKNVVQTSRVKIPFGIAQVGKAFRNEIVTKNFIFRTVEFEQMEMQYFVKPGEDDRWFEFWKAERLKYYEKLGIRQDHLRFEEHGPDELAHYAKAAFDIQYLFPFGWQELEGIHNRTDFDLARHSEFCGKEINYLDEETKERYIPYIVETSAGLTRSVLMVLSDAYEEEEVGENDVRTVLRFHPMIAPVQVGVFPLVKKDGLAEKAREIEMALREDFSTFYDQSGAIGRRYRRQDEIGTPFCVTIDYETMEQGTVTLRHRDSMEQERVSLGELGQRLREAIKSYRRADT
- the tyrS gene encoding tyrosine--tRNA ligase, producing the protein MSEAAGSVKPGALARLKERGFFAQCTDEAALAELLDRQPVTFYVGVDPTGSSLHAGHLVPLYAMAHLLEFGHQAIVVVGGGTARIGDPSGKIEMRRLVGVEQVAENARSIGSQIDRFLRRGAASAFTAGSEGDGSREKSLPVDLVDNAEWLANLNYIDFLREIGRHFSVNRMLSFETYKMRLETGLSFIEFNYQLLQSYDFLRLFQTRNCQLQIGGDDQWGNIVAGVDLIRRVEGSEARACGLTFPLVTRSDGKKMGKTEKGALFLEPSLISPYDFFQYWRNVADADVRKFLLMYTFLPLAVVDELTREAGAALNAAKERLALEVTALVHGEAEAEAARKAAQALFQSGDAGAAADIPGEDLPLKELSEGIGVLELFVRAGLASSRGEARRLVQQGGAVINDRKIGDVESRVDASWALESSQGEQELLLRAGKKRYFRFRLVS
- a CDS encoding class I SAM-dependent methyltransferase, encoding MTDHEKTHEQKIFLANRLKKRFRHLWKYAKRVQTTAFRVYHRDIPEIPLEIDWYDGHLHIAEYQRPHDRAPEEHDEWLQEMVDTAARTLTVPPERVFFKQRERQRGKSQYEPVARQNYTITVEEQGLLFRVNLSDYLDTGLFLDHRMLRMHVAKRCTNKRVLNLFAYTGSFTAYAIAGGARSTVTVDLSRTYLDWAKDNLRLNGLFTAGHEFRRGDVIQEIGHLRNEGRRFDLIILDPPSFSNSKNMDVTLDIQRDHVPLIMDCLSLLDPGGELVFSTNKRRFQFKRQELQDRGVEISSLTKLTMPEDFLGTNIHHVWSLKGDAGRLSGRPGHRHKPDPDQETRRKRK
- a CDS encoding redox-sensing transcriptional repressor Rex; the protein is MKTMKLASMPTIKRLPGYLHVVEAAAREGHPYISGTTIAEELELEPIQVRKDLAVTGIIGKPRMGFPVPELIKAINDFLDWNRSHNAIVLGAGHLGSALLGYSEFSRHGLNAIAAIDTDPAVIGTEINGITIAPADEMAAIIRNHHIEVAVLTVPSQHAQEITNQLVECGIRAIWNFTNCKIKVPSRVIVQQEDLSSGYAVLSVKLRVQQNQGDQAPAKDASE
- a CDS encoding class I SAM-dependent RNA methyltransferase, which translates into the protein MRGDQLKIARVEQVVHGGDGLLRLEGKVGFVSGVLPGELVSFVITQERPRQFWGLLREVLEPSPSRCEPRCPLAGRCGGCDWQHASYDHQLEMKRDVVAEDFARIGKFSIDRSVISVLSGEPWGYRERVQVHTNSRGLPGFKARRSGEIISVSNCPVAAAEINCFLDGVARGDVALPPERRVSLALADRGASGDRDVITALEKKEAQRTLGGVSFSFDPSSFFQVNRDLLECLAHDLRARIAKDSPRVLVDLYAGAGVLGALAVSGEGDFAGNVLCVEADRRNARFIKENLLRAGLAAHQISVIPQTAERAVATRKFLAHVDPATVAVILDPPRAGLSGELRRWLRKGRFSRLFYLSCNSSTLARDLGELTDTYMIQDVTILDFFPQTAHIEVFVELRLGKS